Proteins co-encoded in one Uloborus diversus isolate 005 chromosome 9, Udiv.v.3.1, whole genome shotgun sequence genomic window:
- the LOC129230212 gene encoding uncharacterized protein LOC129230212 produces the protein MFEYERVKSTISACTKKIHGQDGMIEDVHLYLRNLRGSAAYWRGALNELVAQIKCLGPPTYFVTFSCNDLHWTDMKKALLIVDDRSDEDPNDLDIISTQRLTEQYPVIVSRHFMVRVNALMKLILRNNKILGGKVNDFWWRVEFQNRGSPHLHMIIWIENHPSFETPEGILKLDEVLTCELPPVDDELYEIVKKCQIHHHTHTCEKNNSDTCRFNFPRKVCTETRIIAHTSDEFIRNGGRICLLKRRPKESYVNNYNKSLLLIWKGNMDIQPCGSNESIAYYVAKYISKSEPTQLNSSIAQAIQQIRRDETNISRKLFKICMRLMSERQVSACECVFRLCHLNLRDSSRQCVFLNTRKPEQRYRVLKFNEAGDNTGLCANIFDRYEKRPLEHQNFNFANMTLMEFAMKFKPYYAKPQSKEFVEESIDIDVYNDNVPHKRKKKELITLMDNCKIEIRNVTAVVRVPYFVASTDPENFYYSLLLQYMPYRSEQELLEGFNSSKEAFLAREEALKRNSEQMEEYRERDRQLENAFNQAHAFEILDAEPLELQEDVDEEVLEQQIMDDIQFQNAVQAMNLRQKDIFKYITSSIQDQLGGSQHRERLFITGQAGTGKTFLFNLLKNQVNRCYAKPVVKIRIHVDQKVQVPEMNQEEHV, from the exons ATGTTCGAATATGAACGAGTTAAATCTACCATATCTGCttgtactaaaaaaattcatgGACAAGATGGCATGATCGAAGACGttcatttgtatttaagaaattTGAGAGGTTCTGCAGCCTATTGGAGAGGGGCTTTAAATGAACTCGTAGCCCAGATTAAATGTCTGGGGCCACCAACTTACTTTGTCACCTTCAGCTGTAATGATTTGCATTGGACTGACATGAAAAAGGCGTTGTTGATTGTCGACGATCGCTCCGACGAAGATCCAAATGACTTGGACATTATATCGACACAGCGCCTTACAGAACAATATCCAGTGATTGTTAGTCGTCATTTTATGGTCAGAGTAAATGCTCTCATGAAGTTAATCCTCCGCAACAATAAAATCCTGGGTGGCAAAGTAAATGACTTCTGGTGGCGCGTTGAGTTCCAAAATCGTGGCAGTCCCCATCTGCACATGATTATTTGGATTGAAAATCATCCTTCGTTCGAAACACCTGAAGGAATCCTAAAACTTGACGAAGTTCTGACCTGTGAATTACCCCCCGTTGACGATGAACTTTATGAGATCGTCAAAAAGTGCCAAATACATCATCATACGCATACGTGTGAGAAAAATAACTCTGATACCTGCCGATTCAACTTTCCCAGAAAAGTTTGCACTGAAACACGCATCATCGCTCATACATCAGATGAGTTCATTCGTAACGGTGGAAGAATTTGCCTCTTGAAACGCCGACCCAAAGAGAGTTATGTGAATAACTATAATAAGTCACTTCTTTTGATATGGAAGGGCAACATGGATATTCAACCATGTGGCTCCAATGAATCTATAGCATATTACGTCGCTAAGTACATATCCAAGTCCGAACCCACACAGTTAAATTCCAGCATTGCACAGGCGATTCAACAAATCCGCCGAGATGAGACAAATATTTCTcgcaaacttttcaaaatatgtatgcGTCTAATGAGTGAGCGACAAGTTTCGGCATGCGAGTGTGTTTTTAGACTCTGCCATTTAAATTTACGAGACAGTTCAAGACAATGTGTTTTCCTCAACACCAGAAAACCCGAGCAAAGATACAGAGTATTAAAATTCAACGAAGCGGGAGATAACACCGGACTGTGCGCAAACATCTTTGATAGATACGAAAAAAGACCTCTggagcatcaaaatttcaactttgcgAACATGACCTTGATGGAATTCGCCATGAAATTTAAACCATATTACGCGAAACCACAAAGCAAAGAATTTGTTGAGGAGAGTATTGACATTGACGTTTATAATGATAATGTTCcccataagagaaaaaaaaaagaattgattaCTTTGATGGACAattgtaaaatagaaataagaaaTGTAACTGCTGTTGTAAGAGTTCCATACTTCGTTGCCTCCACTGATCCGGAGAATTTTTACTATAGTCTTCTTCTGCAATACATGCCCTACCGCTCGGAGCAAGAACTACTTGAAGGATTTAATTCTTCAAAAGAAGCCTTTCTTGCTCGAGAAGAGGCTTTAAAAAGAAACAGCGAGCAAATGGAAGAATATCGAGAACGAGATAGACAACTGGAGAATGCCTTTAACCAAGCTCACGCATTCGAAATACTCGATGCAGAACCGCTTGAATTGCAGGAAGACGTTGACGAAGAAGTTTTGGAACAACAAATAATGGACgacattcaatttcaaaatgcAGTCCAAGCAATGAACTTGCGTCAAAAAGACATATTCAAGTACATTACATCAAGTATTCAAGACCAATTGGGTGGCAGCCAACACCGAGAAAGACTTTTCATCACTGGCCAAGCTGGCActggaaaaacatttcttttcaatctaCTGAAAAATCAAGTCAACCGATGTTACGCCAAGCCAGTAGTCAAA ATTCGCATTCATGTGGACCAAAAGGTGCAAGTGCCAGAGATGAATCAGGAAGAGCATGTGTGA